A DNA window from Alligator mississippiensis isolate rAllMis1 chromosome 11, rAllMis1, whole genome shotgun sequence contains the following coding sequences:
- the LOC132243683 gene encoding putative olfactory receptor 2B8: MQVTYGKAAWDEGNQSAVDEFILLGVSDQPWLELLLFLLILICYIVALLGNVTIIVVSRLDPHLHTPMYFFLSNLSFLDLCYTTSLSPLLLVTLLSTRKSISWAGCMVQLFIALALGTTECVLLAVMAYDRFAAVCHPLRYMTIMSRPLCLLMVTGSWLSGTVNSLAQTVMTMQLPLCGQNHIDHFFCEQPALFKLACVDTSFMETELFSVSVFALVVPVSLILVSYSYISTAVLRIRSAEGRRKAFSTCTSHLAVVFLFYGTGIYVYLQPQSRNQGKIISLFYTLVTPMLNPLIYTLRNKEVHRALQKVLGRNPTTKTWG, translated from the exons ATGCAG GTGACCTATGGCAAAGCAGCATGGGATGAGGGAAACCAGAGTGCCGTGGATGAATTCATCCTGCTGGGGGTGTCGGATCAACCGTGGTTGGAGCTCCTGCTGTTTTTACTCATCTTAATCTGCTACATTGTGGCGCTGCTTGGGAATGTCACCATCATTGTCGTCTCCCGGCTGGACCCCCAtctccacacacccatgtacttcttcctcagcaacctcTCCTTCCTGGACCTCTGCTACACCACTAGCCTGAGTCCCCTACTGCTGGTAACTTTGCTTAGCACCCGCAAGTCCatctcctgggctggctgcatggTCCAGCTCTTCATTGCTCTTGCCCTGGGAACCACTGAGTGTGTACTGCTGGCGgtcatggcttatgaccgctTTGCAGCCGTCTGCCACCCCCTGCGCTACATGACCATCATGAGCCGTCCCCTCTGCCTGCTCATGGTTACGGGCTCCTGGCTCAGTGGCACAGTCAATTCCCTGGCACAGACCGTGATGACTATGCAGCTGCCTCTGTGTGGACAGAACCATATCGACCATTTCTTCTGTGAGCAGCCAGCCCTATTCAAGCTGGCCTGCGTTGACACCTCCTTCATGGAAACTGAGCTCTTCTCAGTAAGTGTGTTTGCCTTGGTGGTGCCAGTGAGCCTCATCCTGGTCTCCTACAGCTACATCAGCACTGCTGTGCTAAGGATCCGCTCAGCTGAGGGTAGGCGCAAGGCCTTCAgcacctgcacctcccacctAGCCGTGGTTTTCCTTTTTTATGGGACAGGCATCTATGTCTACCTGCAGCCCCAGTCCAGAAACCAGGGAAAGATTATCTCCCTCTTCTACACATTGGTCACCCCCATGCTGAACCCTCTGATCTACACGCTGAGGAACAAGGAAGTACACAGGGCCCTGCAGAAGGTTTTGGGACGAAACCCAACCACCAAGACTTGGGGCTAG